Proteins co-encoded in one Streptomyces roseochromogenus subsp. oscitans DS 12.976 genomic window:
- a CDS encoding aminotransferase, with amino-acid sequence MKIREFEVERWMNDHEETCRYNLAETCVRSLTTAELLALSGRREEVLAELEATPLTYGPIPGSLRLRLRRLVAGLYTAQGPDNVLITHGAIGANALVHSTLVEPGDHVVAVVPTYQQHYSIPDSYGARVDHLPLREENGWLPDLDALDRLVTPDTRLIAVNNPNNPTGALIDEAGLTRIAKIAERAGAWVLCDEVYRGVDQHGDGFTTSIADLYERGISTGSMSKPFSLAGLRLGWIVGPTGLLADVATHRDYSTISVGRVDDLLACVALENKDAILARAHRITRTNLAVLDEWVTGRDDIGYVRPASGTTALLRYRAPIGSYAFCTRLLERTGVMFTPGAAFGIEHTVRIGFADDTETLRTGLDLAGGFLDHLAQA; translated from the coding sequence ATGAAGATCCGCGAGTTCGAGGTCGAGCGCTGGATGAACGACCACGAGGAGACCTGCCGCTACAACCTGGCCGAGACCTGCGTCCGCTCGCTCACCACCGCGGAGCTGCTGGCCCTGTCCGGCCGCCGCGAAGAGGTACTGGCCGAGCTGGAGGCCACCCCGCTCACCTACGGCCCGATCCCGGGCAGCCTGCGCCTGCGCCTGCGCCGCCTGGTCGCCGGCCTCTACACGGCCCAGGGGCCGGACAACGTCCTGATCACCCATGGGGCGATAGGTGCGAACGCCCTCGTGCACAGCACGCTCGTCGAGCCGGGGGACCACGTCGTGGCCGTGGTCCCCACCTACCAGCAGCACTACTCCATCCCGGACAGCTACGGCGCCCGCGTCGACCACCTGCCGCTGCGCGAGGAGAACGGCTGGCTGCCCGATCTCGACGCACTCGACCGCCTGGTCACCCCGGACACCAGGCTCATCGCCGTCAACAACCCCAACAACCCCACCGGTGCCCTCATCGACGAGGCCGGTCTGACCCGCATCGCCAAGATCGCCGAGCGGGCCGGGGCATGGGTGCTGTGCGACGAGGTCTACCGGGGCGTGGACCAGCACGGCGACGGATTCACCACCTCCATCGCCGACCTGTACGAACGCGGCATCTCCACCGGCAGCATGTCCAAGCCGTTCTCGCTGGCCGGGCTGCGCCTGGGCTGGATCGTCGGCCCGACCGGACTGCTGGCCGACGTCGCCACGCACCGGGACTACAGCACCATCAGCGTCGGACGCGTCGACGACCTGCTGGCCTGCGTCGCTCTGGAGAACAAGGACGCGATCCTGGCCCGCGCCCACCGGATCACCCGCACCAACCTCGCCGTCCTGGACGAGTGGGTCACCGGCCGCGACGACATCGGCTACGTACGTCCCGCCTCCGGCACCACGGCCCTGCTGCGCTACCGCGCCCCGATCGGCTCCTACGCGTTCTGCACCCGCCTGCTGGAGCGGACCGGCGTCATGTTCACCCCCGGCGCCGCGTTCGGCATCGAGCACACCGTGCGCATCGGCTTCGCCGACGACACCGAGACTCTGCGCACCGGCCTGGACCTGGCCGGCGGGTTCCTCGACCACCTCGCCCAGGCCTGA
- the mgrA gene encoding L-glyceraldehyde 3-phosphate reductase produces the protein MTHVADPARYDGTMRYRRTGRSGLDLSVLSLGYWHNFGDDRPFETQREIALRAFDLGITHHDLANNYGPPYGAAELNFGRLLKRDLAPYRDELVISTKAGWDMWPGPYGQGGGSRKYVLASLDQSLRRMGVDYVDIFYSHRLDASTPLEETMGALDTAVRQGKALYVGISSYDAERTRQAAAILRELGTPLLIHQPSYSMLNRWIETDGLLDAAEEEGFGVIGFTALAQGLLTGRYLDGVPEDSRAARGTSFDTSWLTDDMLRRLRALNDIAARRGQTLAQLALAWALRDERVTSLVIGASRTEQLEQNVAALENPDFTAEELAEIDKHATEGGVDLWREARLGRLG, from the coding sequence ATGACCCACGTCGCGGACCCCGCACGCTACGACGGCACCATGCGTTACCGGCGCACCGGCCGCTCGGGGCTGGACCTGTCCGTCCTGTCCCTGGGCTACTGGCACAACTTCGGCGACGACCGCCCCTTCGAGACCCAGCGCGAGATCGCCCTGCGCGCCTTCGACCTCGGGATCACGCACCACGACCTGGCCAACAACTACGGCCCGCCGTACGGCGCGGCCGAGTTGAACTTCGGACGGCTGCTGAAGCGGGACCTCGCGCCGTACCGCGACGAGCTGGTGATCTCCACCAAGGCCGGCTGGGACATGTGGCCCGGCCCCTACGGGCAGGGCGGCGGCTCCCGGAAGTACGTGCTGGCCTCGCTGGATCAGTCACTGCGCCGGATGGGCGTGGACTACGTGGACATCTTCTATTCCCACCGGCTGGACGCGAGCACGCCGTTGGAGGAGACGATGGGGGCGCTCGACACCGCCGTACGCCAGGGCAAGGCGCTCTACGTCGGCATCTCCTCGTACGACGCCGAGCGCACCCGCCAGGCGGCGGCGATCCTGCGGGAGTTGGGCACGCCGCTGCTGATCCACCAGCCGTCGTACAGCATGCTCAACCGCTGGATCGAGACCGACGGTCTGCTGGACGCGGCCGAGGAGGAAGGCTTCGGGGTCATCGGCTTCACGGCGCTCGCCCAGGGCCTGCTGACCGGCCGTTACCTGGACGGCGTGCCGGAGGACTCGCGGGCGGCGCGCGGCACGTCGTTCGACACGTCGTGGCTGACGGACGACATGCTGCGGCGGCTGCGCGCCCTGAACGACATCGCGGCCCGGCGCGGGCAGACGCTGGCGCAGCTGGCACTGGCCTGGGCGCTGCGCGACGAGCGGGTGACGTCCCTCGTCATCGGCGCCTCCCGCACCGAGCAGCTGGAGCAGAACGTCGCCGCGCTGGAGAACCCCGACTTCACGGCGGAGGAGCTGGCGGAGATCGACAAGCACGCGACCGAGGGCGGCGTGGACCTGTGGCGGGAGGCCCGATTGGGCCGGCTCGGGTGA
- a CDS encoding MFS transporter, with amino-acid sequence MTAAASAAHGGNPGSQEAGYEPDPHRWRALWVTLVAGFMSLLDVTIVAVALPTIQRDLHASPAQVQWVVSGYALTFALALVTAGRLGDALDRRRIFLLALSGFVVFSAACGAAPDITLLVVARLAQGLAAGFMAPQNSALIQQMFRGAERGRAFGFFGSTVGISSAAGPITGGAILALASGPQGWRWIFYVNVPIGILAVLLGRRLLPSTRPSGRGQVDLPGVLLLGLGVLALMFPLVQADSGGIGRLWWLFPAGAAILLVFAWWQHRLVDRGAQPLLDPRLFTGVRGYAVGAGVGTLYFIGFSGVWLVFALFFQHGLGFTPLRSGLAVTPFALGSASAAVVAGRLVDRFGRLLTVCGLTGVILGLGGTALLLRFAPIGIAPWLAAPVLFLGGIGGGFVVSPNITMTLRDVPVYMAGAAGGALQTGQRLGAAVGTAALPGLFYLVLGRSHDYRGALVTALGAALVGMAASLALATFDRQRDRRLRGPHRRCPDEVAHNPMHARQT; translated from the coding sequence GTGACAGCGGCGGCGTCAGCGGCTCACGGCGGGAACCCTGGCTCTCAGGAGGCCGGGTACGAGCCGGATCCGCACCGGTGGCGGGCCCTGTGGGTCACCCTGGTGGCCGGCTTCATGAGCCTGCTGGACGTGACGATCGTGGCGGTCGCCCTGCCCACCATCCAGCGGGATCTGCACGCCTCCCCCGCCCAGGTGCAGTGGGTGGTGTCCGGATACGCGCTCACCTTCGCCCTCGCCCTCGTCACCGCCGGCCGGCTCGGCGACGCCCTGGACCGGCGGCGCATCTTCCTGCTCGCCCTCAGCGGCTTCGTCGTCTTCAGCGCGGCCTGCGGGGCGGCCCCCGACATCACGCTGCTGGTGGTGGCCCGCCTCGCCCAGGGGCTGGCGGCCGGTTTCATGGCGCCGCAGAACTCCGCGCTCATCCAGCAGATGTTCCGTGGTGCCGAACGCGGCCGCGCCTTCGGCTTCTTCGGCTCCACCGTCGGCATATCCTCGGCCGCCGGCCCCATCACCGGCGGCGCCATCCTCGCCCTCGCCTCCGGCCCCCAGGGCTGGCGGTGGATCTTCTACGTCAACGTCCCCATCGGCATCCTCGCCGTTCTCCTCGGCCGCCGGCTGCTGCCCAGCACCCGGCCCTCCGGCCGGGGACAGGTGGACCTGCCGGGCGTGCTGCTCCTCGGGCTCGGCGTCCTCGCGCTGATGTTCCCACTGGTCCAGGCGGACTCCGGCGGCATCGGCCGCCTGTGGTGGCTGTTCCCGGCCGGCGCCGCGATCCTCCTCGTCTTCGCCTGGTGGCAGCACCGGCTGGTCGACCGGGGTGCGCAGCCGCTGCTCGACCCACGTCTGTTCACCGGCGTGCGCGGCTACGCCGTCGGCGCCGGAGTGGGCACGCTCTACTTCATCGGGTTCAGCGGCGTGTGGCTGGTCTTCGCGCTCTTCTTCCAGCACGGCCTGGGCTTCACGCCGCTCCGGTCCGGTCTCGCCGTGACGCCCTTCGCCCTCGGCTCGGCGAGCGCGGCCGTGGTCGCCGGCCGGCTGGTGGACCGGTTCGGCCGTCTGCTCACCGTCTGTGGCCTGACGGGCGTGATCCTCGGCCTGGGCGGTACCGCGCTGCTGCTCCGTTTCGCACCCATCGGCATCGCGCCCTGGCTCGCGGCCCCCGTCCTCTTCCTCGGCGGCATCGGCGGCGGCTTCGTGGTCTCCCCCAACATCACCATGACCCTGCGGGATGTACCCGTGTACATGGCGGGCGCGGCGGGCGGGGCCCTGCAGACCGGACAGCGGCTCGGTGCCGCAGTGGGGACCGCCGCCCTGCCCGGCCTCTTCTACCTGGTGCTCGGCAGAAGCCATGACTACCGGGGCGCCTTGGTCACCGCGCTGGGCGCCGCGCTCGTCGGCATGGCGGCGTCGCTGGCCCTCGCGACGTTCGACCGGCAGCGCGACCGGCGCCTGCGCGGGCCGCACCGCAGATGCCCGGACGAGGTCGCCCACAACCCGATGCACGCCCGGCAGACCTGA
- a CDS encoding ATP-binding protein — protein MDTPLGAHATTRPRPLSYSRAWDTGVPRIADARDAVAALLSRVRPAPARRSVQDARLVVSELVTNAALHAPGPCALRLELTPDGAALRVSVTDSSAEPPRRRPPDPLRVGGHGLFLVALLSRGLEVTWLPHGKRVTATVPLTAEEE, from the coding sequence ATGGACACCCCGCTCGGGGCGCACGCGACGACGCGGCCCCGCCCGCTCAGCTACAGCCGTGCCTGGGACACCGGCGTACCCCGCATCGCCGACGCCAGGGACGCCGTCGCCGCCCTGCTCTCCCGGGTACGGCCCGCGCCCGCGCGGCGCTCGGTGCAGGACGCCCGGCTCGTCGTCAGCGAACTCGTCACCAACGCGGCCCTGCATGCGCCCGGCCCGTGCGCCCTGCGCCTGGAGTTGACGCCGGACGGCGCCGCACTGCGCGTCTCGGTGACGGACTCCTCTGCCGAGCCGCCCCGGCGGCGGCCTCCCGATCCCCTGCGCGTCGGCGGGCACGGGCTGTTTCTCGTCGCGCTGCTGTCCCGCGGCCTCGAGGTGACCTGGCTGCCCCACGGCAAGCGGGTCACGGCGACCGTGCCGCTCACCGCCGAGGAGGAGTGA
- a CDS encoding DedA family protein, translating to MSAPPLPGPLAHLAPLLGHYGYWAVGAVVLVEDFGVPAPGETILLAAGVYAGAGRLNVVAVALIAFAAAVVGDNIGYLIGRVGGRAFVHRWGRYVFLTPERFAAAEAFFGRHGGQIVSVARFIEGLRQANGIIAGTTGMHWRRFLAFNALGAALWVGLWTTLAYVVGSHITTVYDEVSRYQLYVLVAAAVLIAAFAVRHVVRRRREH from the coding sequence ATGTCCGCCCCTCCGCTTCCGGGTCCGCTCGCGCATCTGGCGCCGCTGCTCGGCCACTACGGCTACTGGGCCGTAGGGGCCGTGGTCCTGGTGGAGGACTTCGGAGTGCCCGCGCCCGGCGAGACGATCCTGCTGGCCGCGGGGGTGTACGCGGGTGCGGGGCGGCTGAACGTCGTGGCCGTGGCGCTCATCGCGTTCGCCGCGGCCGTCGTCGGGGACAACATCGGTTATCTGATCGGACGGGTCGGCGGGCGGGCCTTCGTACACCGGTGGGGGCGGTACGTCTTCCTGACGCCGGAGCGGTTCGCGGCGGCCGAGGCGTTCTTCGGCCGGCACGGCGGCCAGATCGTGTCCGTGGCGCGGTTCATCGAGGGCCTGCGCCAGGCCAACGGCATCATCGCCGGCACCACGGGCATGCACTGGCGCCGCTTCCTCGCCTTCAACGCGCTCGGCGCGGCCCTGTGGGTCGGCCTCTGGACAACCCTGGCCTACGTGGTCGGCAGCCACATCACGACCGTCTACGACGAGGTCTCGCGCTACCAGCTCTACGTCCTCGTGGCCGCCGCCGTGCTGATCGCGGCCTTCGCCGTACGGCACGTGGTACGACGGCGCCGCGAGCACTGA
- a CDS encoding MFS transporter, giving the protein MDASIVIISLPAIFRGIGLDPLAAGNIGYLLWMILGYLLVSAVLVVVLGRLGDMFGRVRIYNLGFLVFACASVALSLDPFQAGAGALWLILWRVVQAFGGSMLTANSAAILTDAFPARQRGMALGINQITALAGQFLGLLAGGLLAAVDWRAVFCVSVPVSITGTVWSYLSLRETSAGGRGHIDWAGNLTFASGAGILLAGITYGIQPYGGHPTGWTSPWVLTGLIGGAFLLLVFCFVETRTAEPMFRLSLFRVRAFAAGNLAALLTAIARGGLQFMLIIWLQGIWLPLHGYDFEDTPLWAGIFMLPLTLGFLVAGPVSGYLSDRFGARLFSTVGLLVVAASFLGLLALPVNFDYGVFAALLLLNGLGQGMFSSPNTSSIMGSVPARYRGVASGMRSTFQNSGTALSIGVFFSLMVSGLAGTLPKTLSGGLQAHGVPAGTAHEVASLPPVSTLFATFLGNNPIGHLLGDGGTLDHLTAAQRATLTGHTFFPELVSGPFHHGLTIVFGVATGMALVSALASALRGGPERADGDPSEPGPAHGTKGQPARRTARSS; this is encoded by the coding sequence ATGGACGCCTCCATAGTGATCATCTCGCTGCCGGCGATCTTCCGCGGCATCGGCCTCGACCCGCTCGCGGCCGGCAACATCGGCTATCTGCTGTGGATGATCCTCGGCTATCTGCTGGTGTCGGCCGTCCTCGTGGTCGTCCTCGGCCGGCTCGGCGACATGTTCGGGCGGGTCCGGATCTACAACCTCGGCTTCCTGGTCTTCGCGTGCGCCTCCGTCGCCCTGTCCCTCGACCCGTTCCAGGCGGGCGCGGGCGCGCTCTGGCTGATCCTGTGGCGTGTCGTGCAGGCCTTCGGCGGCTCCATGCTCACCGCCAACTCGGCGGCCATCCTCACCGACGCCTTCCCGGCCCGGCAGCGCGGCATGGCCCTCGGCATCAATCAGATCACCGCGCTCGCGGGGCAGTTCCTCGGCCTGCTTGCCGGCGGTCTGCTCGCCGCGGTCGACTGGCGGGCGGTGTTCTGTGTGAGCGTCCCGGTCAGCATCACCGGCACCGTCTGGTCGTATCTGAGCCTGCGCGAGACCTCGGCCGGCGGACGCGGCCACATCGACTGGGCCGGCAATCTCACCTTCGCCTCGGGCGCCGGCATCCTGCTGGCGGGCATCACCTACGGCATCCAGCCCTACGGCGGCCACCCCACCGGCTGGACCAGCCCCTGGGTGCTCACCGGCCTGATCGGCGGCGCCTTCCTGCTGCTGGTGTTCTGCTTCGTCGAGACCCGGACCGCCGAACCGATGTTCCGGCTCTCGCTGTTCAGGGTGCGGGCGTTCGCCGCCGGCAACCTGGCCGCGCTGCTGACCGCGATCGCCCGCGGCGGACTCCAGTTCATGCTGATCATCTGGCTGCAGGGCATCTGGCTGCCGCTGCACGGCTACGACTTCGAGGACACCCCGCTGTGGGCCGGCATCTTCATGCTGCCGCTCACCCTCGGCTTCCTCGTCGCCGGACCGGTCTCCGGCTATCTGTCCGACCGGTTCGGCGCCCGCCTCTTCTCCACCGTCGGGCTGCTCGTCGTCGCCGCGTCCTTCCTCGGCCTGCTGGCTCTGCCGGTGAATTTCGACTACGGCGTCTTCGCGGCTCTGCTGCTGCTCAACGGCCTGGGGCAGGGCATGTTCTCCTCGCCCAACACCTCCTCCATCATGGGCAGCGTGCCGGCCCGCTACCGTGGCGTCGCCTCCGGGATGCGCTCCACCTTCCAGAACTCCGGTACGGCCCTGTCCATCGGCGTCTTCTTCTCGCTGATGGTCTCCGGGCTCGCAGGCACCCTGCCGAAGACGCTCAGCGGCGGACTCCAGGCGCACGGCGTGCCCGCCGGGACCGCGCACGAGGTGGCCTCGCTGCCGCCGGTCAGTACCCTGTTCGCCACGTTCCTCGGCAACAACCCGATCGGCCATCTGCTCGGCGACGGCGGCACCCTGGACCATCTGACCGCCGCCCAGCGCGCCACCCTGACCGGTCACACCTTCTTCCCGGAGCTGGTCTCCGGGCCCTTCCACCACGGCCTGACCATCGTCTTCGGCGTGGCCACGGGCATGGCCCTGGTCTCCGCGCTCGCCTCCGCCCTGCGCGGCGGCCCCGAACGCGCCGACGGCGACCCGTCCGAGCCCGGCCCGGCCCACGGCACGAAAGGACAGCCGGCACGGCGCACGGCGCGCTCCTCGTGA
- a CDS encoding DUF4232 domain-containing protein gives MFAVATAAGLGLAGAGVAQAAQAGAVTATPTCAVSALSASFGQGLAGGMNHQGVVLKLTNTGAHMCVLRGFPGLGLENGSHRTLHSATHWGDTWYVKSPAKTTLTLRKGQSAEAVIAWTHANTGTADAVHAAYLQVTPPAATSHKTLKFPQWVDNGDLEVTALAYRIDVTP, from the coding sequence ATGTTCGCCGTGGCCACGGCCGCCGGTCTGGGCCTCGCCGGTGCCGGGGTGGCGCAGGCCGCCCAGGCCGGTGCCGTGACGGCGACGCCCACGTGCGCCGTCTCCGCGCTGAGCGCCTCGTTCGGCCAGGGCCTCGCCGGCGGCATGAACCATCAGGGCGTGGTGCTGAAGCTGACGAACACCGGCGCCCACATGTGCGTGCTGCGGGGCTTCCCGGGCCTCGGCCTGGAGAACGGCTCCCACCGCACGCTCCACTCGGCCACCCACTGGGGCGACACCTGGTACGTGAAGAGCCCCGCCAAGACCACCCTGACCCTCCGCAAGGGCCAGAGCGCGGAGGCGGTCATAGCGTGGACGCACGCCAACACCGGCACCGCCGACGCCGTCCATGCCGCCTATCTCCAGGTCACCCCGCCCGCGGCGACCAGCCACAAGACGCTCAAGTTCCCGCAGTGGGTCGACAACGGCGACCTTGAGGTCACCGCCCTCGCGTACCGGATCGACGTGACCCCCTAG
- a CDS encoding 4Fe-4S dicluster domain-containing protein has protein sequence MREGGEVREHLLYGPEPDVAGASGYPDAPPRMGFFTDTSVCIGCKACEVACKEWNAVPEDGLALTGMSYDNTQSLGADTWRHVAFVEQRKPFGGPEPGVAHDDVDVFAAAARISPVAPGSRTELRWLMASDVCKHCTHAACLDVCPTGALFRTEFGTVVVQPDICNGCGYCVPACPYGVIGQREDDGRVWKCTLCYDRLGAGMEPACAKSCPTDSIQFGPLEELRERAAARVAQLHAAGVSDARLYGESPDDGVGGAGAFFLLLDEPEVYGLPPDPVVTTRDLPGMWRHAALAAASLAALALSGFVRRLR, from the coding sequence ATGAGGGAGGGCGGCGAGGTCCGCGAACATCTTCTGTACGGCCCCGAGCCGGATGTGGCCGGCGCCTCCGGCTATCCCGACGCCCCGCCGAGGATGGGCTTCTTCACCGACACCTCGGTGTGCATCGGCTGCAAGGCCTGCGAGGTGGCGTGCAAGGAGTGGAACGCCGTCCCGGAGGACGGGCTCGCCCTGACCGGCATGTCCTACGACAACACCCAGAGCCTCGGCGCCGACACCTGGCGGCATGTTGCCTTCGTCGAGCAGCGCAAGCCGTTCGGCGGACCGGAGCCCGGGGTCGCGCACGACGACGTCGACGTGTTCGCGGCCGCCGCCCGGATCTCCCCGGTCGCCCCCGGCAGCCGTACCGAACTGCGCTGGCTGATGGCATCCGACGTGTGCAAGCACTGCACGCACGCCGCCTGTCTGGACGTGTGCCCCACCGGTGCGCTGTTCCGCACCGAGTTCGGCACGGTCGTCGTCCAGCCCGACATCTGCAACGGCTGCGGCTATTGCGTGCCCGCCTGCCCGTACGGCGTCATCGGCCAGCGCGAGGACGACGGCCGGGTGTGGAAGTGCACGCTGTGCTACGACCGGCTCGGCGCCGGTATGGAACCGGCCTGTGCGAAGTCCTGCCCGACCGACTCGATCCAGTTCGGCCCGCTGGAGGAGCTGCGGGAGCGGGCGGCGGCCCGGGTGGCGCAGCTGCATGCCGCGGGCGTGAGCGATGCGCGGCTGTACGGCGAGAGCCCGGACGACGGGGTCGGCGGTGCCGGGGCGTTCTTCCTGCTGCTGGACGAACCGGAGGTCTACGGTCTGCCCCCGGACCCGGTGGTCACCACGCGGGACCTGCCCGGCATGTGGCGGCACGCGGCCCTGGCCGCCGCCTCCCTGGCCGCCCTCGCCCTGAGCGGTTTCGTACGGAGGCTCCGGTGA
- a CDS encoding chitosanase yields the protein MVHADRETAPATVSRRTVVAVLGAAVASGALLGTQRALAAPAAPTAASGLDDPAKKEIAMELVSSAENSSLDWKAQYKYIEDIGDGRGYTAGIIGFCSGTGDMLDLVQLYADRESGNTLAKYLPALRKVNGSDSHDGLDPNYPKDWRKAAQDTVFQQCQNDERDRVYFNPAVAQGKADGLRTLGQFCYYDAIVMHGDGDDPTSFRNIRKRALRSAKPPAQGGDETTYLNAFLDARVWAMKQEEAHSDTSRVDTEQRVFLRKGNLDLNTPLDWKVYGDSYHIG from the coding sequence GTGGTGCACGCAGACCGCGAAACAGCCCCCGCCACCGTCTCCCGCCGCACCGTCGTCGCCGTGCTCGGCGCCGCCGTCGCCTCCGGCGCGCTGCTCGGAACCCAGCGCGCCCTCGCGGCACCCGCGGCCCCCACGGCCGCGTCGGGCCTCGACGACCCGGCGAAGAAGGAGATCGCCATGGAACTGGTGTCGAGCGCGGAGAACTCCTCGCTCGACTGGAAGGCCCAGTACAAGTACATCGAGGACATCGGCGACGGCCGCGGCTACACCGCCGGCATCATCGGCTTCTGCTCCGGCACCGGCGACATGCTCGACCTCGTCCAGCTCTACGCCGACCGCGAGTCCGGCAACACCCTCGCCAAGTACCTGCCCGCCCTGCGCAAGGTCAACGGCAGCGACTCGCACGACGGCCTCGACCCGAACTACCCCAAGGACTGGCGCAAGGCCGCCCAGGACACGGTGTTCCAGCAGTGCCAGAACGACGAGCGCGACCGGGTCTACTTCAACCCCGCGGTCGCCCAGGGCAAGGCGGACGGCCTGCGCACCCTGGGCCAGTTCTGCTACTACGACGCCATCGTCATGCACGGCGACGGCGACGACCCCACGAGCTTCCGCAACATCCGCAAGCGCGCCCTGCGCAGCGCCAAGCCGCCGGCGCAGGGCGGCGACGAGACGACGTACCTCAACGCCTTCCTCGACGCGCGGGTGTGGGCCATGAAGCAGGAGGAGGCGCACAGCGACACCAGCCGGGTCGACACCGAACAGCGGGTGTTCCTGCGCAAGGGCAACCTCGACCTGAACACCCCGCTCGACTGGAAGGTGTACGGGGACAGCTACCACATCGGCTGA
- a CDS encoding MarR family winged helix-turn-helix transcriptional regulator produces MDTVALAAALRLTMGRTVRRLRQAHAVGDVTLSGVSVLARLARTGPDSPGSLADSEQVRPQAMASTLAGLEQRGLVSRTPDTADGRRAIVSITDEGRTMLEQRRSESVGRLARALDEFTPQERQALQDVLPLLDRLAERL; encoded by the coding sequence ATGGACACGGTTGCACTGGCCGCCGCGCTGCGGCTGACCATGGGCCGCACCGTCCGCCGACTGCGTCAGGCGCACGCGGTCGGGGACGTCACGCTGTCCGGTGTCTCGGTGCTGGCCCGGCTGGCCCGTACCGGTCCGGACTCGCCCGGCTCGCTCGCCGACTCCGAGCAGGTCCGGCCGCAGGCGATGGCCAGCACCCTCGCCGGACTCGAACAACGCGGACTGGTGAGCCGCACCCCCGACACGGCCGACGGCCGCCGGGCCATCGTGTCGATCACCGACGAGGGACGGACGATGCTGGAGCAGCGCCGTTCCGAGTCCGTGGGCCGCCTCGCCCGTGCCCTGGACGAGTTCACCCCGCAGGAGCGGCAGGCCCTGCAGGACGTCCTGCCCCTGCTCGACCGACTGGCGGAACGACTGTGA
- a CDS encoding ornithine cyclodeaminase family protein, whose translation MRAVTTPHVPEQAVLAALRDAFADLSRGTSSAPGQFAVGLPGGGDVIHYPAVRPGAGIYAVKVSPYPPRPSGGALVTAWTMLVSLSTGQPLALLDASGLTAERTAATTVLAADLLLPSDDARTAAIVGYGRPGRAHARYLRLVRPGMAGRAFSRSRPQSVDDGVQAVAGVREAVAGADLVMLCTSVAGDVPDPLIWPRARSSPRSRPTPPTTAAELVQAAASGWDAAAVRGDLAGLVAGHAPRPGGQRQVYFRSVGPGTEDAAVARAAYEYDTDTTDTTEEQP comes from the coding sequence GTGCGAGCAGTCACCACGCCCCATGTCCCCGAGCAGGCCGTACTGGCGGCGCTGCGCGATGCCTTCGCGGACCTTTCCCGCGGCACGTCGTCGGCACCCGGCCAGTTCGCCGTCGGTCTTCCCGGCGGCGGTGACGTCATCCACTACCCGGCCGTGCGGCCCGGCGCCGGGATCTACGCGGTCAAGGTCTCCCCGTACCCTCCGCGGCCGTCCGGCGGCGCGCTGGTCACCGCCTGGACGATGCTGGTGAGCCTGTCCACGGGGCAGCCGCTCGCGCTGCTCGACGCCTCGGGCCTGACCGCGGAGCGCACCGCGGCCACCACCGTGCTCGCCGCCGACCTCCTGCTGCCGTCCGACGACGCCCGCACCGCGGCCATCGTCGGATACGGCCGCCCCGGTCGTGCACACGCCCGCTACCTGCGCCTCGTCCGCCCCGGTATGGCCGGCCGCGCGTTCTCCCGGTCGCGGCCCCAGTCCGTGGACGACGGTGTCCAGGCCGTCGCCGGCGTCCGCGAGGCCGTGGCGGGCGCGGACCTGGTGATGCTGTGCACCTCGGTCGCCGGTGACGTACCGGACCCCTTGATCTGGCCCCGGGCACGGTCGTCACCTCGATCTCGGCCAACGCCCCCGACGACGGCCGCCGAGCTGGTCCAGGCCGCCGCGTCCGGCTGGGACGCCGCCGCGGTCCGCGGCGATCTGGCCGGTCTGGTCGCCGGCCACGCCCCACGCCCCGGCGGGCAGCGCCAGGTGTACTTCCGGTCCGTGGGCCCGGGCACCGAGGACGCGGCCGTCGCCCGGGCCGCCTACGAGTACGACACCGACACCACCGACACCACCGAGGAACAGCCCTGA
- a CDS encoding helix-turn-helix domain-containing protein translates to MSSEPATDSSAAQEFVTRIGGRIRALRKQRGWSVQRLAEAGGLSRRMLTDIELGQANPSLATVDRVARALDTDFAALALPERDAADEQVEGTLVWQASDGSQALLLGATREPAAELWRWTLAPGGRYDAEPDRPGAQEIHHVLSGRLTLALESGPQVVAPGRSAVIASDQQYAYRNDGTEPVVFMRVVTGT, encoded by the coding sequence ATGAGCAGCGAGCCGGCCACCGACAGCAGCGCCGCGCAGGAGTTCGTCACCCGCATCGGCGGGCGCATCCGGGCACTGCGCAAGCAGCGCGGCTGGAGCGTGCAGCGGCTGGCCGAGGCCGGCGGGCTCAGCCGGCGGATGCTCACCGACATCGAGCTGGGCCAGGCCAATCCGAGCCTCGCCACCGTCGACCGCGTCGCGCGGGCTCTGGACACCGACTTCGCCGCGCTGGCCCTGCCCGAGCGGGACGCGGCGGACGAGCAGGTCGAGGGCACGCTCGTATGGCAGGCCTCCGACGGCAGTCAGGCCCTGCTCCTGGGCGCGACACGGGAACCGGCAGCCGAACTGTGGCGCTGGACCCTGGCCCCCGGCGGCCGCTACGACGCCGAACCCGACCGGCCGGGCGCCCAGGAGATCCATCATGTGCTCTCCGGCCGCCTGACCCTGGCGCTGGAGAGCGGACCGCAGGTGGTGGCTCCCGGCCGGAGCGCGGTCATCGCCAGCGACCAGCAGTACGCCTACCGCAACGACGGCACCGAACCGGTCGTCTTCATGCGGGTCGTCACCGGCACCTGA